The Desulfurobacteriaceae bacterium genome has a window encoding:
- a CDS encoding Rid family hydrolase produces PVKPARSVVEVSKLPLDAEVEIECIAQKG; encoded by the coding sequence CCTGTTAAACCTGCAAGGTCTGTCGTAGAAGTATCAAAATTACCACTTGATGCCGAAGTGGAGATAGAATGCATAGCTCAGAAAGGATAG